CCTCGTGTTACACCGATTCTATTTGCTTCTTTGTCGAGTGCTTCGATGATCCAAATTGGAAAATCGATATTGACTCTTTTCTGTTGGTGATTGACTTTTTTGAGAGTAGATGAATCAAATTCATCTAAAACATCTTTGTCATCATCAAATTTTTTATCTAATTCTGTTGCTTTCATAAAGCTCTATCTCCTTTGTTCGGCTTCTTCTTACAGAAATTATTTTAGAATTATTAAGGAATAAACTTAATTTGTCATTCCCATGCTTGACACGGGAATCTTCACCAATTTTTAGAGGATCATCGGGTCAAGCCCGATGATGACAACAAAAAGAGAACAAACACGACAATGACACGGAAAAAACATGAATTTGTCATGTTCGAGCTTGACTCGGACATCTTCACGAAAAGAAGAAGATTGTAGGATCGAGTCCGACAATGACAAAATTGAGACAGAAGCCCGTCCCAAAAAAGGGACGGTATTAAACATTAAATCACAATATTTAACAGCAACAGAACCCCGTACTTGATACGGGGCTATAAGTCACGGACACAAACAGCAAAGCTATCGTCTGCCTGATTGTCCCAACTGCCGTCTCCAAAGTTGAAACTGCCAATCCAAAATCTGGAATTATTATTATTGCTTATACTCCAATACCAAGAGGTTTTACTACGAAGATTTTTAAAACTATTTCTGTTGTTTCTTGCTGTTTCTAGTTCATTTTTGTTTGGAAGTCTCCAATCTGAAAAACCAACAAGCTCTAAATTTTCACAATATGAAACAGCACTATTCCAATTCATTTTTCGGTCAAAACAAAATAAGAAATACTCCTGTTGTTTT
The nucleotide sequence above comes from Thiovulum sp. ES. Encoded proteins:
- a CDS encoding Protein of unknown function (DUF1566) (PFAM: Protein of unknown function (DUF1566)~IMG reference gene:2508611177_SP) encodes the protein KQQEYFLFCFDRKMNWNSAVSYCENLELVGFSDWRLPNKNELETARNNRNSFKNLRSKTSWYWSISNNNNSRFWIGSFNFGDGSWDNQADDSFAVCVRDL